The sequence GGCCTGGAGCCGTTGCTGTTCCTCGAGCGCGGCGGCTTCTTCCTGCATACGCTGCTGCGCCTGCTGGGCCTGGACCTGTTGCTGCAGCTCGTAAATCTTGGCTTCCTGCTGCTGGATCTGGGTCTGCAATTTCTCCGCCTCCGCCGCGGCGGCCTTGGCGGCCTCGTCCTCTTTCTTCACGCAGGCGACGGCCGAGAGCAGCAGCGTCACCGCGAGAATGATCAGGACCAAACGTGGTTTCATAATGACTCCTTGTTGCATGAAGTGCTTGTTATTGTTGATGACCGGATAATGCACATAGTTTCACAATATTGTCGCAATTTTTTCGAGGAGGGACAAGTGGGTTCTCAGCGCCGTCCCTCTCCGAACCCATTCACCCAATCACCATCTTCTGTTATGATGCCCGCTATTTCGATCGGAAAGGAACGCCATGAACGCGCTGCCTCCGCCCCGCCCCCTCCTGCAGGCCCTGGAACCGGACCAGCTCAACGCCCTGCCCATCGGCCGGTACGAGGGGCCCGTGCACCTGGTCCGCGACGACGCAGAGGCCCGGACCGCGATCGCTGCGCTGGTCGGCGAGACCCTCCTCGGCTTCGACACCGAAAGCCGTCCGGCGTTCCGCAAGGGTGAGAGCCACCCGGTGTCGCTGGTCCAGCTGGCCGGCGCCCGCGGCGTCTGGCTGTTCCAACTGCAGGGGCTTGCCGATCCCGCCCCCCTGGCGGCCCTGCTGAGCGATGCCGCCGTGCGAAAAGTGGGCGTGGCCACCGCAGATGACGGCCGCAAGCTGCAGGAGACGCTTGCATGCGAACCCGCCGGCTTTCTGGACCTGAGCGCGGTGGCGAGGCGCCACGGACTGCGGCAACCGTCGCTTCGCCAGTTGGCGGCCGTCCTGCTGGGGATCCGCATCCCCAAGGGGACGCGCCTCACCAACTGGGCGCGCCGCGACCTGACCCCGGCCCAGGTGGCCTACGCGGCCACCGACGCCTGGATCGCCCGGCAGGTCTACCTCCGCTTCCGGGAGCTGGGCGCGAATATCTAGCCCTGCAACGGGTCGAGAGTCGATGGTTGAGAGTTCGTGCTCGTGAGTCGTAATCGGAATTCGTAATCGTGGTCGTGATTCGTAATCGTGATCGTACTCAGACCTAGGCCCTGGGTTCTAGACCCCGGGTTTCGGATCCCAGGTCCTGGCACTCAGGTCCCGGCACCCAGGTCCCGGCACCCAGGTCCCAGTTCCCATAAGTTCCCCCCGTTCGCTGACTGGCTGTTTCGGCGGCATGATTACATGAGAATGATCCTTCGTGTTCTTTGTGACTTCGTGGTGAGCATTCCAAGTCGAGGCTCGATTACGATGACGATTACGATGACGATTACGAATTACGATTACGAATTACGATTACGAATGAGGAACATGGATGCCCATTCACCTCTGACCGCCGGCCGTGCGTTTTCCCGCCTGTGCCATTGACGCATCCGCCGTCACAGGCTATAGTTTATGCACTGTCATGCCGAGGACGGAGCCATGCCCGACACCATCCAGCGTCTGCAGATCGCGTTCTTCCTCAATGACCGGGAGGTTCGGGTGACCGTCCCCCCCGACCGGACGGCGCTGGAGGTGATCCGCGGCGAGCTGGGCCTTACAGGCACGAAGGAGACCTGTTCCGAGGGCGACTGCGGCGCGTGCACCGTGGCCCTGGGCGAGCTGGCGGACGAGCTGCTCGTTTATCGAGCCGTCAACAGCTGCATCCTGCCGGCCGCCCGGCTGCACGGCCGACATGTCATCACGGTGGAGGGGCTGGCCGCCGACGGGCGACTCCACGTGATCCAGCAGCAGCTTCTGGACCACCACGCCGTCCAGTGCGGCTACTGCACGCCCGGCATCGTCATGTCGCTGTTCTGTCTCTTCCTGCAGCGGCCCGACCCGGACGAGGCCGCCATCCTCGAGGCGCTCGAGGGGAACCTGTGCCGCTGCACCGGCTACGTCACCATCCGCGCCGCCGCCCGCGCCGTGGCCGGGCGCCTCGCCGCCGCCGGCGGCGAGGCGCGCGGGCTGATCCTGCCTGCCTATGCCGCCGACATGGAGCGCCGCCTTCGGGCGTTCGGCGAACCGCTGCGCGCCACGGACTCGCCCAATGCCGACGGCCGTCCCCTCG comes from Acidobacteriota bacterium and encodes:
- a CDS encoding 3'-5' exonuclease domain-containing protein 2 → MNALPPPRPLLQALEPDQLNALPIGRYEGPVHLVRDDAEARTAIAALVGETLLGFDTESRPAFRKGESHPVSLVQLAGARGVWLFQLQGLADPAPLAALLSDAAVRKVGVATADDGRKLQETLACEPAGFLDLSAVARRHGLRQPSLRQLAAVLLGIRIPKGTRLTNWARRDLTPAQVAYAATDAWIARQVYLRFRELGANI